In Oscillatoria acuminata PCC 6304, a single window of DNA contains:
- the petN gene encoding cytochrome b6-f complex subunit PetN yields MDILTVGWAAFLGVFTFSISMVIWGRNGF; encoded by the coding sequence ATGGATATTCTGACTGTCGGCTGGGCTGCTTTTTTAGGTGTTTTTACTTTCTCCATCTCGATGGTAATTTGGGGCCGCAACGGTTTCTAG
- a CDS encoding DJ-1/PfpI family protein, producing MTGKRILMLVGDYVEDYEVMVPFQALQMVGHIVHAVCPDKTAGETVRTAIHDFEGDQTYSEKPGHNFALNATFAEVDPATYDALVIPGGRAPEYIRLNQRVLEITRHFAQENKPIASICHGLQLLAAADVLQGKRCTAYPACGPDVTRAGGTYVAIAVDEAIVDGNLVTAPAWPAHSAWLAEFLKVLGTKIEHRDLAAV from the coding sequence ATGACTGGAAAGCGGATTTTAATGTTGGTGGGCGATTATGTGGAAGATTATGAAGTGATGGTCCCTTTTCAAGCACTACAAATGGTGGGCCATATTGTTCATGCCGTCTGTCCCGATAAGACTGCTGGGGAAACGGTTCGGACTGCGATTCATGATTTTGAAGGGGACCAAACCTATAGCGAGAAACCGGGTCACAATTTCGCCCTGAATGCGACGTTTGCGGAAGTGGACCCGGCAACCTACGATGCTTTGGTAATCCCAGGGGGACGTGCGCCGGAATACATTCGCCTGAATCAGCGGGTTTTGGAAATTACCCGTCATTTTGCCCAGGAAAATAAGCCGATCGCCTCGATTTGTCACGGATTGCAATTGTTGGCAGCAGCAGATGTCCTGCAAGGGAAACGCTGCACTGCTTACCCTGCCTGTGGTCCCGATGTGACTCGCGCTGGGGGGACTTATGTGGCGATCGCAGTGGATGAGGCGATCGTTGATGGCAATTTGGTCACGGCCCCCGCTTGGCCTGCTCATTCTGCTTGGTTGGCGGAATTTCTCAAGGTTTTAGGTACTAAAATCGAGCATCGCGACCTAGCAGCAGTTTAA
- a CDS encoding phage holin family protein produces MDIVSLLITWVITSISLFIISKLPTGVEIDGFNKALISAAVFGILNALIKPILQVLAFPITFLTLGLFSLIINAIIFGLAAWLVTGFRLRWGFWSAIIGTLALSFINSILFAILGML; encoded by the coding sequence ATGGATATCGTTAGCTTACTCATTACCTGGGTAATCACCTCAATCAGCTTGTTTATTATTTCTAAACTACCCACTGGCGTAGAAATAGATGGATTTAACAAAGCCTTAATTTCCGCTGCCGTCTTTGGGATTTTAAATGCGCTGATTAAGCCAATTTTACAAGTTTTAGCCTTCCCAATCACCTTCCTCACCCTCGGATTATTCAGCCTGATTATCAATGCGATTATCTTTGGATTAGCCGCTTGGTTAGTGACGGGATTTCGCCTCCGTTGGGGATTTTGGAGTGCCATCATCGGGACCTTAGCCCTCAGCTTTATCAACTCCATCCTGTTTGCCATCTTGGGAATGCTGTAA
- a CDS encoding DNA cytosine methyltransferase — protein sequence MKLSPPSLAMISKKHPYSVLSLFAGAGGLDLGFEMEGFRVLEAVDINPWCIQTLQRNRSQWNVKLADVRCYSPQLSEQPDVLLAGVPCQGFSLGGNRQESDPRNLLYQEVIRIAKICQPRIVLIENVLNLRTMRSPQTGLPFSETIIQDLNQIGYQVVSDIFKVCYYGVPQTRRRFIFMGFKDNFPSEYELPGPGELTTIRDFIYDLAQGEGGELPNHNPQWGFKSKVHRETGNPFNLEEEVLPVRLSRTASDGHPIRSYDAPFPAIDSATIWGWAQGNVVAGRYEKDRVKGEFVRNSQSTVPLWRIEASRIRSFTHREYARLQTFPDDWVFIGGNKRDIHLQIGNAVPVKFAQQLARNIRQALDCLNAGIRFGEKGTEKRSPSRDSNEMPEYRQLSLF from the coding sequence ATGAAGTTATCTCCTCCATCCTTAGCCATGATTTCCAAAAAACATCCTTATTCAGTTCTGAGTCTATTTGCGGGTGCAGGGGGATTAGATTTAGGGTTTGAAATGGAGGGTTTTAGGGTCTTAGAAGCCGTTGATATTAATCCTTGGTGTATTCAAACCCTGCAACGGAATAGAAGCCAATGGAATGTCAAATTAGCCGATGTCCGTTGCTACTCTCCCCAATTATCGGAACAACCAGATGTTTTGCTGGCTGGGGTTCCCTGCCAAGGATTTTCCTTGGGGGGAAACCGCCAAGAAAGTGACCCTCGAAATTTACTGTATCAAGAGGTGATTCGGATTGCTAAAATTTGTCAACCTCGGATTGTCTTGATTGAAAATGTCCTCAATTTGCGAACCATGCGATCGCCTCAGACGGGTTTGCCCTTTAGTGAAACTATTATTCAAGACCTCAATCAGATAGGCTATCAGGTGGTTTCTGATATTTTCAAGGTCTGCTATTATGGAGTTCCTCAAACGAGGCGTCGGTTTATTTTTATGGGATTTAAAGATAATTTTCCCTCGGAATATGAGTTACCCGGACCCGGTGAACTTACAACCATTCGAGATTTTATTTACGATTTAGCCCAAGGAGAAGGAGGGGAACTCCCGAACCATAATCCGCAATGGGGATTTAAGAGTAAAGTGCATCGAGAAACCGGGAATCCCTTTAATTTAGAGGAGGAAGTTCTGCCGGTCCGGTTATCCAGAACAGCATCCGATGGTCATCCCATTCGGTCCTACGATGCACCTTTTCCGGCAATAGATTCAGCAACAATTTGGGGATGGGCGCAAGGAAATGTGGTGGCGGGACGGTATGAAAAAGATCGAGTCAAGGGTGAGTTTGTCCGGAATTCTCAATCGACGGTTCCTTTGTGGCGAATTGAGGCGTCGCGAATTCGGAGTTTTACCCATCGCGAATATGCGCGATTACAAACCTTTCCGGATGATTGGGTATTTATTGGGGGGAATAAACGGGATATTCATCTCCAGATTGGGAATGCAGTTCCGGTCAAGTTTGCTCAACAATTGGCCCGGAATATTAGACAAGCATTGGACTGTCTGAATGCGGGGATTCGGTTTGGGGAGAAGGGTACAGAAAAGCGATCGCCCAGTCGGGATTCAAACGAGATGCCTGAGTATCGACAATTGTCTTTATTTTAG
- a CDS encoding ABC transporter permease, with protein MASELKLKPEVTSGRSRSPLSTLWDDSITILWGDWLDLRVRVIQVAASGLVSPLIYILAFGLGLGNTMRSGMDGANSYLEFMLPGMVALSSMTICFAGTVFSICGERLFTKNFEEMLLLPIHPLSLYLGKMMAGILRGLMTSGSVLLVAILFTGKIWSFLNPLFLLVLVLNCAVFSGLGVLVGLTVKSLESVGIYNNFIIVPMSFLGATFFEPAQLPAALKVVVYLLPLTYTSIGLRAAAYDMNQFPWYSLVVLAIAALGLSFLGARKFANQQD; from the coding sequence GTGGCATCTGAACTCAAACTAAAACCGGAAGTGACTTCTGGGCGATCGCGATCGCCCCTATCCACCCTCTGGGACGATAGTATCACGATTTTATGGGGAGACTGGCTCGATTTACGGGTGCGGGTGATCCAAGTGGCCGCCTCGGGCCTGGTTTCTCCTTTGATTTATATCCTAGCATTTGGTTTAGGGTTAGGAAATACCATGCGATCGGGCATGGATGGGGCGAATAGCTACCTAGAATTCATGTTACCGGGAATGGTCGCCCTATCTTCCATGACGATCTGTTTTGCCGGGACGGTGTTTTCCATTTGTGGGGAACGCTTATTTACCAAAAACTTTGAAGAAATGCTGCTGTTGCCGATCCATCCCCTCTCTTTATATCTCGGCAAAATGATGGCGGGAATTTTGCGCGGGTTGATGACATCCGGTTCGGTCCTCCTCGTGGCAATTCTGTTTACGGGCAAAATTTGGAGTTTTCTCAATCCCCTATTTTTACTGGTATTGGTGCTAAATTGTGCCGTATTTTCGGGATTGGGAGTTTTAGTAGGATTAACGGTCAAATCCTTGGAAAGTGTGGGAATTTATAACAATTTTATCATTGTTCCCATGTCGTTTTTAGGAGCAACTTTTTTTGAACCAGCACAATTACCAGCGGCGTTAAAAGTAGTGGTGTATCTGTTGCCTTTGACCTATACCAGTATCGGACTCAGGGCCGCTGCTTATGATATGAACCAGTTTCCCTGGTATAGTCTAGTTGTCCTGGCGATCGCAGCATTAGGATTATCCTTCCTCGGGGCGCGCAAATTCGCCAATCAGCAAGATTAG
- a CDS encoding DUF167 domain-containing protein, with protein sequence MPVYRIKVKPNSKQQQITEEPDGSLTIRLKSPPVDGKANAELIKLLADKFEVPKSAIVIKSGFSSRNKVVEVL encoded by the coding sequence GTGCCAGTCTACCGAATTAAAGTTAAACCGAATTCTAAACAGCAGCAGATTACGGAAGAACCTGATGGCAGTTTGACGATTCGTCTGAAATCCCCTCCGGTTGATGGCAAGGCGAATGCCGAGTTAATTAAACTGTTGGCGGATAAATTTGAGGTTCCCAAATCTGCCATTGTGATTAAATCGGGTTTTTCCTCTCGAAACAAAGTCGTGGAAGTGTTGTAA